In a single window of the Dysgonomonas mossii genome:
- a CDS encoding TonB-dependent receptor domain-containing protein, which translates to MKACILLITFLIFSFISASSQIDLSSNFIVKGQIKDSVTNEVIPYATIKIKNKVNPDKVLQIFVTDENGDYTFNLNQKRDYFITVDFIGKKTMVKSIQARSAETMDMGVIYLQDEDKHLSEVVVSVRKQLVKVDLDKIIYNMEDDPESETSNVLEMLRKVPLLSLDGDENLQMKGSSNYKIYLNGKPSNMIMSNPKDVLRSMPANSIKEIEVIADPGVKYDSEGITGIINVVMKRNSLLTGYTATLNGRANDFGGFGSGVFLQLKYGKVGFTGGYNYNQNKTPKGNTNSFTEDYNNSLNRYQKQNGSSKTNRNGQVMNGEISIEVDSLSLLSLGINRYKGNAKSDFMRTTEMQSIDYTTQYIYDLDNYSRQKDGATDINLDYQRSFNKKNQLLTVSYRFSSNPNNRKSENLITPVIGILPESAETNKQFTDAKMKEHTIQSDFITPFGKAHSIETGVKYIMRSNKSNSGYDFIDNNEEWVNKPRLYDDFKYEQNILAAYAGYSAKLKKWGIKTGLRYERTSLQAKFPKAENKNFENKYSNLMPSATIAYQIKPTQNIRLGYNMRVQRPGIYQLNPYEDTSNPNNIRIGNSELDAVQNHKLNINYSFFTQSVNFITNLSYDVENNGIVEITTRENGISKTTFENIGKKKDLALSAYVNWAPNKKITMYSNVDGRYIDLKSDFNSESAIRIKNSGFVGNIVIGGEYTFPYNFRAYINGGYSSRQISLQGKGSSYFFHSMSVTKVILKNRLQIRAYAQNPLEKNKKFRNSINTNDFYSESKNIYKVRQFGISVSFRFGEMKTKIKKVQKTIINDDILKASKNNDEDQIENQTK; encoded by the coding sequence ATGAAAGCATGTATCCTGTTAATTACTTTTTTAATATTTTCTTTTATTTCAGCCTCAAGCCAGATTGATCTGAGTTCTAATTTTATTGTAAAAGGGCAAATTAAGGATTCAGTAACAAATGAAGTTATTCCATATGCGACAATCAAAATAAAAAATAAGGTAAATCCTGATAAGGTGTTACAAATATTTGTTACAGATGAAAATGGAGACTACACATTTAATCTAAATCAAAAACGTGATTATTTTATTACAGTAGATTTTATTGGCAAAAAAACTATGGTTAAATCAATTCAGGCGAGAAGCGCTGAAACTATGGATATGGGTGTTATATATTTACAGGATGAAGATAAGCATTTATCCGAAGTTGTAGTATCTGTGAGGAAACAGTTAGTGAAAGTCGACTTAGATAAAATAATATATAATATGGAAGATGATCCCGAATCTGAAACAAGCAATGTGCTGGAGATGCTTAGAAAAGTACCTCTGCTTTCACTCGATGGAGATGAAAATCTTCAGATGAAAGGTTCTTCAAACTATAAAATATATCTTAACGGTAAGCCATCAAATATGATAATGAGCAATCCGAAAGACGTACTGCGCAGTATGCCTGCCAATTCAATAAAGGAAATCGAAGTAATAGCTGACCCCGGAGTTAAATATGATTCGGAGGGGATTACAGGAATTATCAATGTGGTAATGAAAAGAAATAGCTTATTAACAGGTTATACAGCTACATTAAATGGCCGTGCAAATGATTTTGGTGGATTTGGCAGTGGAGTATTCTTACAGCTAAAATATGGTAAAGTAGGATTCACCGGAGGCTATAATTATAATCAAAATAAAACACCGAAAGGAAATACTAACAGTTTCACTGAGGATTATAATAATAGTTTGAACAGATACCAAAAACAAAATGGTTCTTCCAAAACAAATAGAAACGGACAGGTTATGAATGGCGAGATCAGCATTGAGGTTGATTCTCTTAGCCTCCTCTCTCTAGGCATAAACCGATATAAAGGAAATGCAAAGTCCGATTTTATGAGAACTACAGAAATGCAAAGTATAGATTATACAACTCAATATATATATGATCTTGATAATTATTCCAGACAGAAGGATGGCGCAACTGACATCAACCTTGATTATCAACGATCATTCAACAAAAAGAATCAATTATTGACAGTATCATACAGATTTAGTTCGAATCCGAATAATAGAAAATCGGAAAATTTAATTACTCCAGTAATTGGCATTCTTCCAGAATCAGCAGAGACAAATAAGCAATTTACGGATGCAAAAATGAAAGAGCATACAATCCAGTCTGATTTTATTACTCCATTTGGGAAAGCACACAGCATAGAAACCGGCGTAAAATATATCATGCGCTCCAACAAGAGTAATAGTGGATATGATTTTATAGATAATAATGAAGAGTGGGTGAATAAACCACGATTATATGATGATTTTAAATATGAACAAAATATTTTGGCAGCCTATGCCGGTTATAGTGCTAAATTAAAGAAGTGGGGGATAAAAACAGGGCTCCGCTACGAAAGAACATCGTTACAAGCTAAATTTCCTAAAGCAGAAAATAAAAACTTTGAAAACAAATATTCCAATTTAATGCCTTCAGCCACCATCGCTTATCAAATAAAACCAACTCAAAATATTCGCTTGGGATATAATATGCGCGTCCAACGCCCGGGTATCTATCAATTAAATCCATATGAAGATACATCCAATCCCAATAATATCAGAATAGGTAATTCTGAATTGGATGCAGTACAGAACCACAAACTTAATATCAATTATAGTTTTTTCACTCAATCTGTCAATTTTATAACTAACTTATCTTATGATGTAGAAAATAATGGAATTGTTGAAATAACGACAAGGGAAAACGGTATATCAAAAACTACATTTGAAAATATTGGGAAAAAGAAGGATTTAGCATTATCAGCCTATGTAAATTGGGCTCCCAATAAGAAAATCACCATGTATAGTAATGTTGACGGTCGATATATCGACCTAAAGTCCGATTTTAACTCTGAATCAGCTATAAGAATTAAAAACAGTGGATTCGTTGGTAATATCGTTATTGGGGGGGAATATACATTCCCTTACAATTTCAGAGCATATATAAATGGTGGATATTCCAGTCGACAAATTAGTCTACAGGGAAAGGGCTCTTCCTATTTTTTCCATAGTATGTCTGTTACAAAAGTAATATTAAAAAACCGTTTACAAATTCGCGCTTACGCCCAGAATCCACTGGAAAAGAATAAGAAGTTTCGCAATTCAATCAATACTAACGACTTCTATTCAGAATCAAAAAATATATACAAGGTTCGTCAATTTGGTATATCTGTCTCTTTCCGTTTTGGAGAAATGAAAACAAAAATAAAGAAAGTACAAAAAACGATTATTAATGATGATATTCTAAAAGCTAGCAAGAATAATGATGAAGATCAAATTGAAAATCAAACTAAATAG